From a single Anomalospiza imberbis isolate Cuckoo-Finch-1a 21T00152 chromosome 16, ASM3175350v1, whole genome shotgun sequence genomic region:
- the UQCRC2 gene encoding cytochrome b-c1 complex subunit 2, mitochondrial, with amino-acid sequence MKGFPVAARSLSKRFYSLKVAPKVSSSATAAKVKLTPESQDLEITKLPNGLVIASLENFSPASRIGVFIKAGSRYETTSNLGTAHLLRLASNLTTKGASSFRITRGIEAVGGSLSVHATREQMAYSVECLRDYVDTVMEYLLNVTTAPEFRPWEVAALQPQLKVDKAIARQNPQVGVLENLHAAAYKNALANPLYCPDYRVGKITSEQLHHFVQNNFTSSRMALVGIGIKHSTLKQVAEQFLNIRSGSGAPGAKAVYRGGEIRKQTGDSLVHAAIVAEGAVVGSPEANAFSVLQHVLGAGPLVKRGSNVTSKLAQGVAKATSQPFDVSAFNVNYSDSGLFGIYTISQAPNAGEVIKAALNQVKAVAQGGVTDADVKMAKNQLKANYLMSVETSKGLLNEIGSESLVSGTHTAPSAAAQKIDSVATADVVNAAKKFLSGKKSMAASGDLGNTPFLDEL; translated from the exons ATGAAGGGGTTCCCGGTGGCCGCGCGCTCCCTCTCG AAGAGATTTTACTCACTTAAAGTAGCTCCTAAAGTTTCATCCTCAGCAACTGCAGCAAAAGTGAAATTAACTCCAGAGTCTCAGGATCTTGAG aTCACAAAATTACCAAATGGCTTAGTTATTGCATCTCTGGAAAACTTTTCTCCAGCTTCAAGAATTGGTGTGTTTATTAAAGCAGGCAGCAGATATGAAACCACCAGTAACCTGGGAACTGCTCACCTGCTTCGTCTTGCATCTAATTTG ACTACTAAAGGAGCTTCCTCCTTCCGGATCACTCGTGGCATTGAAGCTGTTGGGGGCAGCCTGAG TGTGCACGCAACAAGAGAGCAAATGGCTTACTCTGTTGAGTGTCTGCGAGACTATGT TGATACAGTAATGGAATATCTCCTGAATGTTACCACAGCGCCAGAGTTCAGACCATGGGAAGTAGCTGCTCTTCAGCCACAATTAAAAGTTGATAAAGCAATTGCACGTCAGAATCCTCAAGTTG GAGTGCTGGAAAACTTGCATGCTGCAGCTTACAAAAATGCTCTGGCAAACCCCTTGTATTGTCCAGACTACAGAGTTGGAAAAATTACCTCTGAGCAG CTTCACCATTTTGTACAGAACAATTTCACAAGTTCAAGAATGGCTCTCGTAGGAATAG GTATAAAGCACTCTACCTTAAAGCAAGTTGCAGAGCAATTCCTAAATATCCGAAGTGGATCTGGTGCTCCTGGTGCAAAGGCTGTTTATAGAGGGG GAGAAATCAGGAAACAGACTGGTGATAGCCTTGTCCATGCTGCTATTGTAGCAGAAGGAGCTGTTGTTGGGAGCCCAGAAGCAAATGCCTTCAGTGTCCTTCAGCATGTTTTAGGTGCTGGGCCCCTTGTCAAGAGGGGAAGCAATGTTACAAGCAAATTGGCCCAGGGTGTTGCTAAAGCAACCAGCCAGCCATTTGAT GTTTCTGCATTTAATGTTAATTACTCTGATTCAGGGCTCTTTGGGATTTATACCATATCCCAGGCTCCAAATGCTGGGGAG GTCATTAAAGCTGCTTTGAACCAGGTAAAGGCAGTTGCTCAGGGCGGTGTCACCGATGCTGATGTCAAAATGGCAAA AAATCAGCTGAAAGCCAACTATTTGATGTCAGTGGAGACCTCAAAAGGGTTGCTGAACGAAATTGGCTCCGAGTCCCTGGTTTctggcacacacacagccccatctgctgctgctcagaaaatCGACTCTGTAGCCACTGCTGATGTTGTGAAT GCTGCAAAGAAGTTCCTCAGTGGGAAGAAATCAATGGCAGCTtctggggatttgggaaatACTCCTTTTCTTGATGAGTTATAA